GCGACACCGATTTTGTTCCACGGCACCGGGACCGATTCAATCCGGAACCGTCAGCAAACATTCCGGGGATGCACCTCTGGTCATGGTAGGTAGAACCATTACTGTCGGAAAGTTAGAACACCACCCCACGATTGCAAATCACTACTGCTACGGAAATGTCATCAAATAGGTTACTACTCCTCATAATTGACCCGGAAATGCGCTCTTGGAGCCAACGTTACGCGGCTCCAAATGGCTCGTTCCGACAGGCTGCTAGACTGGTTTGTGTACCGCATAGACAGCGGGGAATCTGGTGGAAGATGTAAAAATCCTGATTGAGTATGCGGGACTCGCCCTGGAGTTCGCGGGCATGGTAGTGATCGTCCTCGGCGCTGTGTACTCAACGGCACAGGCGATACACCTGTGGTTCGGTACCACTAACAGGAACACGATCTTTTTACAGTTCCGAATCCAGTTGGGCCGTGGCATTCTGCTCGGGCTCGAGTTCCTGGTAGCGGGGGACATCATCAATACCATTGCCATAGAACCGTCCTATAACAGTGTAGGCGTGCTGGCGGCCATCGTGCTGGTCCGAACCTTTCTGAGCTTTACCCTGGAGGTCGAGATGACCGGGCGCTGGCCATGGCAGGCCGAGACCGAGACCGAGCGGCCATGAACCAAAAGAACGCTGTCCGTGATGTACCAATCATGCGGGAAGAAGGAATTCCATGGCGCTTTTCCTGAAGCTTTTGCATATCGGATTCGTGATGTTCTGGATCGCCGGAGCGCTCTATGTCCCCCGCCTGTTCCGTCTCTACAACCAGGCACAGTCCGCTGCCGAGGCGGAGCAGGCGATTGGTCTGGCGAGGCGGCTCTATTTCGAATTGATGACCCCCAGCGCAATCATTGCGGTGCTGCTGGGAAGTAGTCTGGTCTTCTTCGGCTTCGAGGGGGGCTGGCTCCCGGTAAAGCTTTCAGTGGTCTTTCTACTGGTGCTGTATCACCTCTATTGCGGCCGTATCCTTCTAAAGGAGGAAAAGAAGCAAAAGTCCCACGGGCTTTCCTACTTCAGCGGTCTCTCGCTGATTCCCATACCGCTTTTCCTGGCCATTGTCGTATTGGCAGTGGCCAAGCCCTTTTGAACCGCGGTTGCTGGTCCCTTGTCCCTCGCCACTCGCCACTCGCCACTAGCCACTAGCCACTAGCAGCTAGCCACTAGCCACTAGCCACTTTCAAGGCTCCTCCTCTTCCGTGAGATAGGTTCCCACCAGTTCGTGAAATACCAGCTTGCCGCCAAGATAACCTGTGAAGGCCAACATCAGCATGGTGACCACAGAGAGAAATATTCCCCAGGGAAACACCACCGCTCCGGGGTCATCGAGCCGCAGCACCATATTGGCCGAGGCAAACGAAAGCAGCGCAATGGCCGCAAGAAAATGTCCCCAGCTACGAATCTTGTTGCGGATGGCCACCACCGTCAGAAAATCGGTGATGCCTGCAATGGCGGCCGCCGCTCCGCCGACCAGTCCCGACAACACCAACCAAAAAGCGGCACGCGCCCAGAATGGATCCCCACTCCACAGAAAGGCGATGTCGCTGAACAGGGTTCCGGTAAAGAATGCAATGGGAAACGTCACCAGCATCGGGTGAAGTGGATGGTTGTAGATGGCAGCGGTACTGGGGATGCGAATATCCCGGTGACGGTTGCGCTTCTCTTCTTCCATCATCATCCGGCCTCGGTTCAGAAAAGATCGGGCGATACAAAGACGACGGCATAAACGATGAGGGCCACCCCCACAGCGTAGTGCCAAAGTCCCGTTGCCACGTCCACCTCGAGCCTCCGTTCCGAATCGATATGCCCTTTCCAGGAGCGAGCGATGGCAAACCCGATAGCCGCCAGGGAAATGAACAGATGAAACCAG
This genomic interval from Thiohalomonas denitrificans contains the following:
- a CDS encoding DUF1622 domain-containing protein is translated as MEDVKILIEYAGLALEFAGMVVIVLGAVYSTAQAIHLWFGTTNRNTIFLQFRIQLGRGILLGLEFLVAGDIINTIAIEPSYNSVGVLAAIVLVRTFLSFTLEVEMTGRWPWQAETETERP
- a CDS encoding CopD family protein: MALFLKLLHIGFVMFWIAGALYVPRLFRLYNQAQSAAEAEQAIGLARRLYFELMTPSAIIAVLLGSSLVFFGFEGGWLPVKLSVVFLLVLYHLYCGRILLKEEKKQKSHGLSYFSGLSLIPIPLFLAIVVLAVAKPF
- a CDS encoding DUF2231 domain-containing protein, producing MMMEEEKRNRHRDIRIPSTAAIYNHPLHPMLVTFPIAFFTGTLFSDIAFLWSGDPFWARAAFWLVLSGLVGGAAAAIAGITDFLTVVAIRNKIRSWGHFLAAIALLSFASANMVLRLDDPGAVVFPWGIFLSVVTMLMLAFTGYLGGKLVFHELVGTYLTEEEEP